The Fluviicola sp. genome segment ATGCGGTGGTGGGAACTTTGCAAAGTGAGATCGCGAATATTCCGGGAGGAAGTATCGATGTGGGAACAAAGTCCCTGAACGTGAAAACGAGCGGGAATTATGTGTCGCTGGATGAAATTGCAAATACCATTATTTATGCTTCCGAAGGAAAAACCATTCCGCTGAAAGATGTAGCGGATGTTTATTACGATTTTTCAGAAACAAAGCACATTACGCGACTGAACGGTCACCGCTGTGTGTTTGTAACGGCTGCGCAAAAGGAAGGATTCAATATTTCCGAAACACAGAAGAAATACCAAAAAGTATTGGATGAATTTGATCCGCACATTCCTTCCAACATCGACCTGGTGAATCATTTTGACCAGGGAGACAATGTGAATACGCGTTTGGGCGGTTTGGGTATGGATTTCCTGATTGCCATTCTCCTGGTGGCAATTACCCTGCTTCCTTTGGGGGGAAGAGCTTCATTGGTGGTAATGATTTCCATCCCGCTTTCCCTGGCAATCGGATTGGTGCTTCTGAATGTGATGGGATACAACATCAACCAGCTGAGTATTGTTGGTTTGGTGGTGGCACTCGGATTATTGGTCGACGACAGTATCGTGGTGGTTGAAAATATCGAACGCTGGCTGCGCGAAGGTCATTCCCGCATGGATGCAACCTTAATGGCGACCCAGCAGATCGGCCTTTCGGTGATCGGTTGTACCGTTACATTGATCATTGCCTTTTTACCGCTGGTATTCCTGCCGGAAGTTGCCGGTGATTTTATCCGCAGTCTTCCGATGGCGGTTATTGCGAGTGTTTTGGCTTCCATGCTGGTTTCGCTCACGATTATCCCGTTCTTGTCGAGCCGTTTGCTGAAACAACACCAGGGACAACACGACGGGAATATTTTCCTGAGAGCTTTGCAAAAAGCCATTTCCGGTACTTACTCCGTGTTGCTGGATAAAGCGTTGAAAAGACCCATCATTACGTTGACCGTAGCACTGGCGATCTTTGTCGGATCTTTGGCTTTGTTCCCGGTAATCGGTTTCAGTTTGTTCCCGGCTTCGGAAAAACCGCAGTTCATGGTGAATGTTTCGGCGCCTTTGCAGACAAACCTGAATCACACGAATGAGATTACGAAATACGTCGAGAAGGAATTAAGCAAAATTCCGGAAGTGAAATACTACGCTTCCAATGTGGGGAAAGGTAACCCGCAGGTTTATTACAACGTAGCGCAGGAAAACGAACGCACGGATTTCGCACAGGTCTTCGTTCAGCTGGATAAGCATACAGGCGTTGACAAGAAACAGGAAATTGCGGATCATTTGCGTTCCATCTTCGATGAGTACCCTGGAGCCAAGATCGAAGTGAAGAATTTCGAACAGGGCCCGCCGATGGTTGCCCCGGTTGAAGTACGCCTTTCGGGAGATAACCTGGATACCTTGCGAAAACTGGCCCAGGAAGTGGAAACCTTGTTGAAGGAAACCCCGGGAACCATGTACGTCAACAACCCGGTGAGCAACCTGAAATCCGATTTCAAACTGGTCATTTCTAAAGAAAAAGCACGTGCTTTGGGGATAAATACCGTTGATATTGACCGGACAGTGCGCCTGGCAATTGCCGGAGTCGACCTGGGAACATTTTCAGATCAGAACAACGACGAGTTTTCGATGTTGCTGACTACGCATAAAGGTGAGCGCGCAACTTTGGATGTGTTCAATCAATTGTACATCAATAACCAGCAGGGGCAAGCCATTTTACTTTCCCAGATCGCGCGCCTGGAACTGGAAAGTTCTCCTTTATTCATCAATCACCTGAACAAGGTCCGCACGGTTTCGGTGAGTGCTTTTGCCCAAAAAGGGGTTTTGGCAGACAACCTGATCAATGAAGTAATTGCGAAAATGGATGCGAAGAAGCTTCCGCGTGGTTATTCCTATGTAATGGGAGGTGAATTTGAATCGCGCAACGAATCGTTCGGTGGTTTCAATACCATTATTACGATTACGGTTTTCCTGTTCGTCGCCGTACTGATCCTGTTGTTCAAAACATTCAAAAGTACGCTGATCGTATTGTCGGTTATTCCGCTTGGAATTGTAGGAGCGGTGATTGCGCTTTGGATGACAGGGAATTCGCTTTCCTTCGTTGCGGTAATCGGATTGATCGCATTGGCTGGAATTGAAGTGAAAAACTCGATTTTGCTCGTTGATTTTACCAATCACCTGCGTGAAGAAGGGCGAACCCTGGACGAAGCGATCCGTGAAGCCGGAGAAGTCCGTTTCTTACCGATCGTACTCACATCGCTCACAGCAATCGGAGGATTGATACCGATCGCAATTTCTACCAATCCGCTGATTTCGCCGTTGGCCATTGTATTGATCGGAGGATTGATCAGTTCTACTTTGCTTTCGCGGGTTGTCACACCGATTATTTACAAATTGATCCCGCCGAAGGTGGAAGTGAAAAAACAATGATTACATGTGGAGACGCGATTAATCGCGTCTCCACTGTTTTTATACAAATACTGCAAATGGCTTATTGCTGCGAAAATCGACTTCCGTAATTTCGTTTCAAATAAACTACATGAAGCAGCTACCAGCTATTTTCTTCCTCTTCCTGGCATTTCAGGGCTTTTGCCAGATGGACCCGGAACGGGAAAACGATACCCTCAAATTCATCAAAGTAAACGGGAAAGTGGGGTTGGTCAACCGGAACACCGGGAAGTCAGTCCTTGAACCGGCATATACGGATTTGAAAATCGAGCCTTGGGGGATTCGGTTTTTTGACGGGGAATTGCAGGGATTTTTACCGAAAGGATTTGACCGGCCAATTCCGGCAAACTACAAAGAGATTACGCAAGTTTACAGTTATTTCGAGGCACGAACTGAAAACGGGACCATGGATTTGTATTTCGGTACGGAACTCATAGCGAGCGACCTGGATGCGGAGGTCAAATTATCCGAAGAAGACGTGCTTTTGGAAGCGGGGCTGATTATGGTTCGCAAAGACGAAAAATCGGGAATTATCGACCAAAAAGGAACTGTTGTTGTTCCTTTCGAATATTCCACTGTTGAACGCGTAAAATCCTTTCCATATGCATTGAAAAATGCAGCACCGGCAGACTATATTTTGGTGTTGGATAAATCGCCCTATTTCTACAGTCCGGAAGCTGGTGGTTATTATAGCCTGGGTGCTCCGGAATACGTGCTCATGAAAGCAGACGGAACGTTAATTTCCGATTCTGTTTTTACGGAAGTTTCGGAGGTGAACCCGGATAAGAACGAGATGAGTTTGAGGTTGACCAAAAAGCTGGCAACGCTGAACAGTCAATTCGAAATCACCTATTCTCCTTATGTGGATGTCCAGGAATTTATGGAGTGGAAGTTCGGATTTACCGGAACGGAACAGGTGATCCATAACCTGTTTAACCAGGCGGTTGATACCTTTGTTTTTGTAAGTGTTCCGGTCAAACTGTCGTGGGTCTACACGGAAGATGGAGAAATGACATCAAACTATTACACCGAGCCTCTTTTTGAAGACTTTGTATATGTCCAAAAGATGACAAGTGGAGACGACTTTGAACTTCTGACAGCGATTTACGACCTGAAAAACGAACAAGTGGTTTCCGGTTGGGAGAAAACAATCACGTTCGTGAGTAAAGGCATTCATCCTTCCGGATCGATTGTTTGGATTTATAAGAACGAAGTTGACCGGATGGCTTTCGGCCTTTCAAACGGAAAACGATCTGATTACGACTACCTGGATATTTATCACGTCGGAAATCAATTCTACGCATTCAAAAAGCCGGAAGACACCGTTTACATACTCTGCGAACTGGTGGGAGATTCTGCTTTTGTGGAACGGGGTAAACTGGAGAAGAGTTTCGGAAGCCTGAATTATATTGGCGCAGATACCCGGAGTGTCCAGGAGTTTGACCCGGAACATGCCAATGGTTATGTAGACGATTTCGGGAATTATTATGCTTATCGGGGAACCGAGCCGGAAAATCTGCATCCTGCTTTCAGAACACCTTTTACGATCTTCAAAAACGCACATGGAACATTCGGATTTATTTCCTGGAATGGAAAAGTGCGTGATTTGGATGCAGACACCCTTTTCCAAAGCCCGCTTTCCAGCAGTTTATTGGAGTATCGTTCCGGAAATCTTTGGGGCGCGGCAGACATTGCTTGGGGATCCGTGTTCCGGGCAGACCGTCCGTCACCGGGCTTTTTCTACCTGCTCGACGGCCTTGCTTTGATCTATCGCCTGGGAGAAGATGAAAAGCATTATGTGGATCACAAAGGACGCACTTTTTATTCCGTAAATACCGAAAGGGGCATTTCCAAAAAAGGGAAATTCAAAGGATCAGAAATGTATTCGGATTTTGAAGATACCTACGATAAAAAGACAGCGGTGATTCCCTATCAATACACGGAAATTCTGCAAACCTGGGACGGCATTCACTTTTTGGCGAAAGGAACGGATAAAAAATGGGGGATCATTTCTTCCTATGCCGACACCCTTTTTCCTTTCCAATACGACGAACTGCGATTCGGGGCCAGCAAAGAAAATAGCATTCCGGTTGAATTTCCATACCGGGATTACGACGAACAATGTTTTACGAGAATAGGCGGGTTTCATGGGATTTTAAGCCTGAACCTGCGAAAGGAAATCCCAGCGATTTACAACCGGGTAAATTATGTTCCGGATGCAGCTTTTATCGTGGAGAAGAACGGGAAATTCGGCGTGTATGATTACAACCTGGATGAAAAGATCCAACCGGTTTTGGATGAAGCTTTTATTGCATCTTCCGGCTTCGGGAAATATTTCCTGCGTGCGAGAATAGGAAACAAGTGGTACAATATGGAATTCTTCGAAGGGAAAGTTCCCGGCCAAACTACTTTTCTTCAGGCACCTGCTTTTGATCTGGTGATCAATGAAACCGGTTTTGTGAAAACACCGACGGGTTATGAAGCGCGTGATTTCAACAACGTACTGCTCCGCGAAGAAGCTGTGATGTCTGATTACCTGGATGAGAACCAGTTCCTGTTTAAAGATGGGAAGATCTTCCTCATTGATCTCAAAGGAAAAGTATTGTACCCGGAAGGATTGACGAACATCGTGATCCTGGAAGACGGCCGTGTGGTGAGCGTGGAAAACGGGGTGACCTATTCTTATGCAACCTGGAAGAAACGCAAAGAAAATTTTACGGAATGATATTCATTAACCGCAGAGAGAAGAAGAGCGCAAAGTTTTTGAGTGAGCCCTTTATTGTTATTAAGAGAAAAAAACTATTGTGTTTTAAAAATATTAGTCCTCTATAAGGCATTCTGAATAACACCTTTGCGTCCTCTGTTTCTTTGCGGTAAAAATTACCCCTGATCGAACAAAGAACGCAAAGTGTTACGTATTTATACCGGTTGGTGTTTTTTCAT includes the following:
- a CDS encoding efflux RND transporter permease subunit, with the translated sequence MKIATYAVRNYQFTLVLFVMAIALGVNTLLTMPRSEDPATNSPMFPVIVVYPGTSPSDMEELVVKPLEKQIYSLENIKRIKTQIKDGVAIMQVEYKYESDVNEKFQELTREVNGMRSELPDEILSIEVKKLVASDVNVIQTALISENASRKSLKRVAEDLQEELEKLPELKNVKIHGLSDEQVRIDLRTDKLAQLHLPLNAVVGTLQSEIANIPGGSIDVGTKSLNVKTSGNYVSLDEIANTIIYASEGKTIPLKDVADVYYDFSETKHITRLNGHRCVFVTAAQKEGFNISETQKKYQKVLDEFDPHIPSNIDLVNHFDQGDNVNTRLGGLGMDFLIAILLVAITLLPLGGRASLVVMISIPLSLAIGLVLLNVMGYNINQLSIVGLVVALGLLVDDSIVVVENIERWLREGHSRMDATLMATQQIGLSVIGCTVTLIIAFLPLVFLPEVAGDFIRSLPMAVIASVLASMLVSLTIIPFLSSRLLKQHQGQHDGNIFLRALQKAISGTYSVLLDKALKRPIITLTVALAIFVGSLALFPVIGFSLFPASEKPQFMVNVSAPLQTNLNHTNEITKYVEKELSKIPEVKYYASNVGKGNPQVYYNVAQENERTDFAQVFVQLDKHTGVDKKQEIADHLRSIFDEYPGAKIEVKNFEQGPPMVAPVEVRLSGDNLDTLRKLAQEVETLLKETPGTMYVNNPVSNLKSDFKLVISKEKARALGINTVDIDRTVRLAIAGVDLGTFSDQNNDEFSMLLTTHKGERATLDVFNQLYINNQQGQAILLSQIARLELESSPLFINHLNKVRTVSVSAFAQKGVLADNLINEVIAKMDAKKLPRGYSYVMGGEFESRNESFGGFNTIITITVFLFVAVLILLFKTFKSTLIVLSVIPLGIVGAVIALWMTGNSLSFVAVIGLIALAGIEVKNSILLVDFTNHLREEGRTLDEAIREAGEVRFLPIVLTSLTAIGGLIPIAISTNPLISPLAIVLIGGLISSTLLSRVVTPIIYKLIPPKVEVKKQ